Proteins encoded within one genomic window of Acidobacteriota bacterium:
- a CDS encoding nuclear transport factor 2 family protein has protein sequence MAIEIDVSEAEKANLQFYEALNDSDLDKMEEVWSHTMTARCIHPGWDVLVGWSAIRESWHSIFTAGGSLNVEAAEVEISVFGEVAWVQCLEQIRNQNESGDQMSVARATNLFVRESGRWRMVLHHASPIPSPLESDDLGMVH, from the coding sequence ATGGCTATCGAAATCGACGTGAGCGAGGCCGAGAAGGCGAACCTGCAGTTCTACGAGGCGCTGAACGACTCGGACCTCGACAAGATGGAGGAGGTCTGGTCCCACACCATGACCGCCCGCTGCATCCACCCGGGCTGGGACGTCCTCGTCGGCTGGTCCGCGATCCGCGAGTCGTGGCACTCGATCTTCACCGCCGGGGGCTCGCTGAACGTCGAGGCCGCCGAGGTCGAGATCAGCGTCTTCGGCGAGGTGGCCTGGGTGCAGTGCCTGGAGCAGATCCGCAACCAGAACGAATCGGGCGATCAGATGAGCGTCGCGCGCGCCACGAACCTCTTCGTGCGCGAGTCGGGGCGCTGGCGCATGGTGCTCCACCACGCCTCGCCGATCCCCTCGCCGCTCGAGTCGGACGATCTGGGAATGGTCCATTGA